Genomic segment of Nitrospirota bacterium:
GGGCCTCTACTCCAGGTTATATTTCTTCATCCGTTGATAGAGGGTGGGCCTGCTCATGCCCAGGGTGCGGGCCGCTCTGGTCTTGTTCCAGCGCTCCGTCTCCAGGGCCCGGAGAATCTGGAGCCTTTCCTGCTCTTCGAGGTTGGCCCCCGGCAGGGACGCCC
This window contains:
- a CDS encoding helix-turn-helix domain-containing protein, giving the protein WPGNVRELEHALEHAVILARSEVLTLEDLPQDLRSSWASLPGANLEEQERLQILRALETERWNKTRAARTLGMSRPTLYQRMKKYNLE